In the Arachis ipaensis cultivar K30076 chromosome B10, Araip1.1, whole genome shotgun sequence genome, one interval contains:
- the LOC107622697 gene encoding uncharacterized protein LOC107622697 (The sequence of the model RefSeq protein was modified relative to this genomic sequence to represent the inferred CDS: added 62 bases not found in genome assembly), protein MKGEVQLQPPVVQQNLSDSEPLLENQEEDVSPVSSTEIKDEDLEAGSLPCCRICLESDSDPEDELISPCMCKGTQQFVHRSCLDHWRSVKEGFAFSHCTTCKAQYHLRVELFEDNSWRKAKFRLFVARDVFLVFLAVQTVIAGIGGFAYIMDKDGNFRNSFDDGWDRILSKHPIPFYYCIGVLAFFVLIGFFGLILHCTSLNSNDPRMAGCQNCCYGWGILDCFPASMEACFALVVVFVVIFAILGIAYGFLAATMAIQRIWQRHYHILTKRELTKEYVVEDLCGTYVPPKLDPEHEARLKMLKLL, encoded by the exons ATGAAAGGGGAAGTGCA AGGAGGATGTGTCCCCTGTAAGCTCCACTGAGATCAAAGATGAGGACTTGGAGGCTGGTTCACTCCCTTGCTGTCGAATTTGTCTTGAAAGCGATTCCGACCCAG AGGATGAACTGATATCTCCATGCATGTGCAAAGGGACCCAACAATTTGTCCACCGTTCATGTCTTGATCACTGGCGCTCGGTAAAG GAAGGATTTGCCTTCTCTCACTGCACTACTTGCAAAGCCCAATATCATCTCAGGGTTGAATTGTTTGAGGACAATTCTTGGCGTAAAGCAAAGTTTAGACTCTTTGTTGCAAGAGatgttttccttgtttttctGGCTGTACAGACC GTAATTGCGGGTATAGGTGGCTTTGCATACATCATGGACAAGGATGGGAACTTCAGGAACTCTTTTGATGATGGTTGGGATAGGATACTGTCAAAACATCCTATACCATTCTATTATTGTATTG GAGTGCTGGCTTTCTTTGTACTGATCGGGTTTTTCGGTCTCATACTGCATTGCACCTCCCTCAACAGCAATGACCCCAGAATGGCTGGTTGTCAGAATTGTTGTTATGGATGGGGCATCCTTGATTGCTTTCCTGCATCAATGGAGGCTTGCTTTGCCCTTGTTGTGGTTTTCGTAGTCATCTTTGCTATTCTCGGCATTGCTTATGGTTTCCTTGCAGCCACCATGGCAATCCAAAGAATTTGGCAAAGGCACTACCATATTCTCACCAAAAGGGAGCTTACAAAG GAATACGTAGTAGAGGATCTATGTGGGACCTATGTCCCACCAAAGTTGGATCCAGAACATGAAGCTCGCTTGAAAATGCTCAAGCTTTTGTAA
- the LOC107622696 gene encoding potassium channel AKT1 isoform X3 codes for MDIILTFFVAYIDKATYLLIDERKQIAWKYTRTWLAFDLISIIPSELVRKLSPAPLQTYGLFNMLRLWRLRRVSALFSRLEKDKSYNYFWVRCAKLICVTVFAVHCAACFYYLIAARYRDPRRTWIGETMENFLQKSLWTRYVTSVYWSITTLTTVGYGDLHPVNSREMVFDIFYMLFNLGLTAYLIGNMTNLVVHGTSRTRKFRDTIQAASSFAQRNQLPVRLQDQMLAHLCLKFRTDSEGLQQQETLDSLPKAIRSSISHYLFYSLVDKVYLFRGVSNDLLFQLVSEMKAEYFPPKEDVILQNEAPTDFYILVTGAVELVVLKNGVEQVVGEANTGDLCGEIGVLCYKPQLFTVRTKRLSQLLRLNRTAFLNIVKANVGDGNIIMNNLLQHLKELHDPIMEGVLVETENMLARGRMDLPVGLCFAAARGDDLLLHHLLKRGLDSNESDRNGRTALHIAASKGSENCVMLLLDYGADPNIRDSDGSVSLWEAILGGHESVSQLLLANGANLKSGDVGQFACTAAEQNTLNLLKDIVRYGGDVTLPSATSGTTALHVAVSEDNVEVVKFLLDRGADIDKPDKNGWTPRDLADQQGHQDITAIFESIKEPKNHQPLDPIPKKEGKIKKYLGRFTSEPAIPLPQESTFRGSDGFRSSDGSWSQSRPRRRSSNNFHNSLFGIISAANKGEKDTLFYVNENGNAKNGMKSREWPTRVVVSFPEKGEAGGKLMLLPGSFQELLDIGAEKFGVRPAKVLCKDGFEIEDIEVIRDGDHLVFESAAQNSDYPSPTIGVQP; via the exons ATGGATATAATTCTCACCTTCTTTGTAGCTTATATTGACAAAGCTACTTATTTACTAATTGATGAGCGAAAACAAATTGCTTGGAAATACACAAGAACTTGGCTTGCATTTGATTTGATCTCTATCATTCCTTCAGAGCTTGTTAGAAAGTTGTCACCTGCACCTCTGCAGACTTATGGCCTATTCAACATGCTCCGTCTATGGCGTCTTCGAAGAGTTAGTGCATTGTTTTCAAG GTTGGAAAAGGACAAAAGCTATAACTATTTTTGGGTTCGATGTGCCAAACTTATCTGT GTTACCGTATTTGCTGTACATTGTGCTGCATGCTTTTATTATCTTATCGCGGCTCGTTATCGTGATCCCAGAAGGACATGGATTGGAGAAACAATGGAAAATTTTCTTCAGAAGAGCTTGTGGACAAGATATGTTACATCTGTTTATTGGTCAATTACTACCTTAACAACTGTTGGCTATGGAGATCTGCATCCAGTTAATTCAAGAGAGATGGTCTTTGACATCTTTTACATGCTTTTTAATTTGGGACTTACTGCATATTTGATTGGTAACATGACTAACTTAGTTGTCCATGGAACAAGCCGAACCCGAAAATTT agAGACACCATACAAGCTGCCTCAAGTTTtgctcaaaggaatcaattaccTGTTCGTTTGCAAGACCAGATGCTTGCTCATTTGTGTTTGAAGTTTAGAACAGACTCCGAAGGGTTACAACAACAAGAGACACTTGATTCTCTTCCTAAAGCCATCAGATCAAGCATTTCACATTATCTCTTCTATTCTCTGGTGGATAAAGTCTATTTATTTCGAGGCGTTTCAAATGATTTACTCTTTCAATTG GTTTCAGAGATGAAAGCAGAGTATTTTCCTCCTAAAGAAGATGTAATCTTACAGAATGAAGCTCCAACTGATTTCTACATACTAGTCACTGGTGCTGTG GAATTGGTAGTTCTTAAAAATGGCGTTGAGCAG GTTGTTGGAGAGGCAAATACAGGTGATCTTTGTGGTGAGATTGGTGTGCTTTGCTATAAGCCACAGCTCTTTACGGTTCGAACAAAGCGATTAAGCCAGCTTTTGAGACTAAACCGTACTGCTTTTCTAAATATTGTCAAGGCTAACGTAGGAGATGGAAATATTATTATGAACAATCTTCTTCAG CACTTAAAAGAACTACATGACCCTATCATGGAGGGAGTTTTGGTGGAGACTGAGAATATGTTAGCTCGTGGTAGAATGGACCTACCAGTTGGTCTTTGTTTTGCAGCAGCAAGAGGAGATGACTTGTTGTTACATCATTTGTTAAAACGAGGATTGGATTCAAACGAATCAGATAGAAATGGAAGAACAGCTTTG CATATTGCAGCATCTAAAGGAAGTGAGAATTGTGTCATGCTTTTACTGGATTATGGAGCGGATCCCAATATTAGAG ACTCTGATGGCAGCGTATCACTATGGGAAGCCATATTGGGTGGACATGAATCAGTGAGCCAGCTACTATTGGCAAATGGTGCTAACTTGAAAAGTGGTGATGTTGGTCAATTTGCATGCACCGCTGCTGAACAAAACACCCTCAACTTGCTCAAGGATATAGTGCGCTATGGTGGAGATGTCACGCTCCCTAGCGCCACCTCCGGAACCACAGCTCTACATGTTGCAGTCTCCGAAGACAACGTAGAAGTTGTGAAGTTCTTGTTGGATCGTGGTGCCGACATTGACAAACCAGATAAGAATGGTTGGACGCCAAGAGATCTAGCAGACCAGCAAGGGCATCAAGACATCACAGCCATTTTTGAGTCTATTAAGGAGCCTAAGAATCATCAACCTTTGGACCCTATTCCTAAGAAGGAAGGTAAGATAAAGAAGTACCTTGGAAGATTTACAAGTGAGCCAGCAATTCCTCTACCCCAAGAGAGCACATTTAGGGGTTCAGATGGGTTTAGGAGTTCGGACGGGTCTTGGAGCCAAAGCCGCCCGAGGCGGAGAAGCAGTAATAACTTCCACAACTCTTTGTTTGGGATAATATCAGCAGCAAACAAAGGGGAAAAGGACACTCTCTTTTATGTGAATGAAAATGGTAATGCAAAGAATGGTATGAAGAGTAGAGAATGGCCAACCAGAGTGGTGGTTAGTTTCCCTGAAAAGGGCGAGGCTGGTGGGAAACTTATGTTGCTACCTGGAAGCTTTCAGGAGTTACTTGATATTGGGGCTGAGAAGTTTGGTGTGCGTCCTGCTAAGGTTCTATGCAAAGATGGGTTTGAAATTGAAGATATAGAGGTTATTAGGGATGGGGATCATCTTGTTTTTGAGAGTGCTGCTCAAAATTCTGACTATCCTTCTCCCACAATCGGTGTGCAACCGTAG
- the LOC107622696 gene encoding potassium channel AKT1 isoform X1 gives MVSMFMCTSINGEENQEIEFSRDGSHYSLSNAVLPSLGARSHRRVKLRSFIVSPYDRRYRIWQTFLVILVIYTAWVSPFEFGFLKKPEAPLSYTDNVVNALFAMDIILTFFVAYIDKATYLLIDERKQIAWKYTRTWLAFDLISIIPSELVRKLSPAPLQTYGLFNMLRLWRLRRVSALFSRLEKDKSYNYFWVRCAKLICVTVFAVHCAACFYYLIAARYRDPRRTWIGETMENFLQKSLWTRYVTSVYWSITTLTTVGYGDLHPVNSREMVFDIFYMLFNLGLTAYLIGNMTNLVVHGTSRTRKFRDTIQAASSFAQRNQLPVRLQDQMLAHLCLKFRTDSEGLQQQETLDSLPKAIRSSISHYLFYSLVDKVYLFRGVSNDLLFQLVSEMKAEYFPPKEDVILQNEAPTDFYILVTGAVELVVLKNGVEQVVGEANTGDLCGEIGVLCYKPQLFTVRTKRLSQLLRLNRTAFLNIVKANVGDGNIIMNNLLQHLKELHDPIMEGVLVETENMLARGRMDLPVGLCFAAARGDDLLLHHLLKRGLDSNESDRNGRTALHIAASKGSENCVMLLLDYGADPNIRDSDGSVSLWEAILGGHESVSQLLLANGANLKSGDVGQFACTAAEQNTLNLLKDIVRYGGDVTLPSATSGTTALHVAVSEDNVEVVKFLLDRGADIDKPDKNGWTPRDLADQQGHQDITAIFESIKEPKNHQPLDPIPKKEGKIKKYLGRFTSEPAIPLPQESTFRGSDGFRSSDGSWSQSRPRRRSSNNFHNSLFGIISAANKGEKDTLFYVNENGNAKNGMKSREWPTRVVVSFPEKGEAGGKLMLLPGSFQELLDIGAEKFGVRPAKVLCKDGFEIEDIEVIRDGDHLVFESAAQNSDYPSPTIGVQP, from the exons atggTTTCAATGTTCATGTGCACTAGTATTAATGGTGAAGAGAATCAAGAGATAGAATTTTCAAGGGATGGCAGTCACTACAGCCTCTCCAATGCGGTCTTGCCTTCTCTTGGTGCCAGAAGTCACCGCAGAGTCAAGCTTCGAAGCTTCATTGTTTCTCCTTATGACCGTCGTTACAG GATATGGCAGACTTTCCTGGTCATCCTTGTTATCTACACTGCTTGGGTATCACCATTTGAATTTGGTTTCCTTAAGAAACCAGAAGCACCCCTTTCCTATACAGATAATGTTGTCAATGCACTCTTTGCTATGGATATAATTCTCACCTTCTTTGTAGCTTATATTGACAAAGCTACTTATTTACTAATTGATGAGCGAAAACAAATTGCTTGGAAATACACAAGAACTTGGCTTGCATTTGATTTGATCTCTATCATTCCTTCAGAGCTTGTTAGAAAGTTGTCACCTGCACCTCTGCAGACTTATGGCCTATTCAACATGCTCCGTCTATGGCGTCTTCGAAGAGTTAGTGCATTGTTTTCAAG GTTGGAAAAGGACAAAAGCTATAACTATTTTTGGGTTCGATGTGCCAAACTTATCTGT GTTACCGTATTTGCTGTACATTGTGCTGCATGCTTTTATTATCTTATCGCGGCTCGTTATCGTGATCCCAGAAGGACATGGATTGGAGAAACAATGGAAAATTTTCTTCAGAAGAGCTTGTGGACAAGATATGTTACATCTGTTTATTGGTCAATTACTACCTTAACAACTGTTGGCTATGGAGATCTGCATCCAGTTAATTCAAGAGAGATGGTCTTTGACATCTTTTACATGCTTTTTAATTTGGGACTTACTGCATATTTGATTGGTAACATGACTAACTTAGTTGTCCATGGAACAAGCCGAACCCGAAAATTT agAGACACCATACAAGCTGCCTCAAGTTTtgctcaaaggaatcaattaccTGTTCGTTTGCAAGACCAGATGCTTGCTCATTTGTGTTTGAAGTTTAGAACAGACTCCGAAGGGTTACAACAACAAGAGACACTTGATTCTCTTCCTAAAGCCATCAGATCAAGCATTTCACATTATCTCTTCTATTCTCTGGTGGATAAAGTCTATTTATTTCGAGGCGTTTCAAATGATTTACTCTTTCAATTG GTTTCAGAGATGAAAGCAGAGTATTTTCCTCCTAAAGAAGATGTAATCTTACAGAATGAAGCTCCAACTGATTTCTACATACTAGTCACTGGTGCTGTG GAATTGGTAGTTCTTAAAAATGGCGTTGAGCAG GTTGTTGGAGAGGCAAATACAGGTGATCTTTGTGGTGAGATTGGTGTGCTTTGCTATAAGCCACAGCTCTTTACGGTTCGAACAAAGCGATTAAGCCAGCTTTTGAGACTAAACCGTACTGCTTTTCTAAATATTGTCAAGGCTAACGTAGGAGATGGAAATATTATTATGAACAATCTTCTTCAG CACTTAAAAGAACTACATGACCCTATCATGGAGGGAGTTTTGGTGGAGACTGAGAATATGTTAGCTCGTGGTAGAATGGACCTACCAGTTGGTCTTTGTTTTGCAGCAGCAAGAGGAGATGACTTGTTGTTACATCATTTGTTAAAACGAGGATTGGATTCAAACGAATCAGATAGAAATGGAAGAACAGCTTTG CATATTGCAGCATCTAAAGGAAGTGAGAATTGTGTCATGCTTTTACTGGATTATGGAGCGGATCCCAATATTAGAG ACTCTGATGGCAGCGTATCACTATGGGAAGCCATATTGGGTGGACATGAATCAGTGAGCCAGCTACTATTGGCAAATGGTGCTAACTTGAAAAGTGGTGATGTTGGTCAATTTGCATGCACCGCTGCTGAACAAAACACCCTCAACTTGCTCAAGGATATAGTGCGCTATGGTGGAGATGTCACGCTCCCTAGCGCCACCTCCGGAACCACAGCTCTACATGTTGCAGTCTCCGAAGACAACGTAGAAGTTGTGAAGTTCTTGTTGGATCGTGGTGCCGACATTGACAAACCAGATAAGAATGGTTGGACGCCAAGAGATCTAGCAGACCAGCAAGGGCATCAAGACATCACAGCCATTTTTGAGTCTATTAAGGAGCCTAAGAATCATCAACCTTTGGACCCTATTCCTAAGAAGGAAGGTAAGATAAAGAAGTACCTTGGAAGATTTACAAGTGAGCCAGCAATTCCTCTACCCCAAGAGAGCACATTTAGGGGTTCAGATGGGTTTAGGAGTTCGGACGGGTCTTGGAGCCAAAGCCGCCCGAGGCGGAGAAGCAGTAATAACTTCCACAACTCTTTGTTTGGGATAATATCAGCAGCAAACAAAGGGGAAAAGGACACTCTCTTTTATGTGAATGAAAATGGTAATGCAAAGAATGGTATGAAGAGTAGAGAATGGCCAACCAGAGTGGTGGTTAGTTTCCCTGAAAAGGGCGAGGCTGGTGGGAAACTTATGTTGCTACCTGGAAGCTTTCAGGAGTTACTTGATATTGGGGCTGAGAAGTTTGGTGTGCGTCCTGCTAAGGTTCTATGCAAAGATGGGTTTGAAATTGAAGATATAGAGGTTATTAGGGATGGGGATCATCTTGTTTTTGAGAGTGCTGCTCAAAATTCTGACTATCCTTCTCCCACAATCGGTGTGCAACCGTAG
- the LOC107622696 gene encoding potassium channel AKT1 isoform X4 encodes MAVTTASPMRSCLLLVPEVTAESSFEASLFLLMTVVTELVRKLSPAPLQTYGLFNMLRLWRLRRVSALFSRLEKDKSYNYFWVRCAKLICVTVFAVHCAACFYYLIAARYRDPRRTWIGETMENFLQKSLWTRYVTSVYWSITTLTTVGYGDLHPVNSREMVFDIFYMLFNLGLTAYLIGNMTNLVVHGTSRTRKFRDTIQAASSFAQRNQLPVRLQDQMLAHLCLKFRTDSEGLQQQETLDSLPKAIRSSISHYLFYSLVDKVYLFRGVSNDLLFQLVSEMKAEYFPPKEDVILQNEAPTDFYILVTGAVELVVLKNGVEQVVGEANTGDLCGEIGVLCYKPQLFTVRTKRLSQLLRLNRTAFLNIVKANVGDGNIIMNNLLQHLKELHDPIMEGVLVETENMLARGRMDLPVGLCFAAARGDDLLLHHLLKRGLDSNESDRNGRTALHIAASKGSENCVMLLLDYGADPNIRDSDGSVSLWEAILGGHESVSQLLLANGANLKSGDVGQFACTAAEQNTLNLLKDIVRYGGDVTLPSATSGTTALHVAVSEDNVEVVKFLLDRGADIDKPDKNGWTPRDLADQQGHQDITAIFESIKEPKNHQPLDPIPKKEGKIKKYLGRFTSEPAIPLPQESTFRGSDGFRSSDGSWSQSRPRRRSSNNFHNSLFGIISAANKGEKDTLFYVNENGNAKNGMKSREWPTRVVVSFPEKGEAGGKLMLLPGSFQELLDIGAEKFGVRPAKVLCKDGFEIEDIEVIRDGDHLVFESAAQNSDYPSPTIGVQP; translated from the exons ATGGCAGTCACTACAGCCTCTCCAATGCGGTCTTGCCTTCTCTTGGTGCCAGAAGTCACCGCAGAGTCAAGCTTCGAAGCTTCATTGTTTCTCCTTATGACCGTCGTTACAG AGCTTGTTAGAAAGTTGTCACCTGCACCTCTGCAGACTTATGGCCTATTCAACATGCTCCGTCTATGGCGTCTTCGAAGAGTTAGTGCATTGTTTTCAAG GTTGGAAAAGGACAAAAGCTATAACTATTTTTGGGTTCGATGTGCCAAACTTATCTGT GTTACCGTATTTGCTGTACATTGTGCTGCATGCTTTTATTATCTTATCGCGGCTCGTTATCGTGATCCCAGAAGGACATGGATTGGAGAAACAATGGAAAATTTTCTTCAGAAGAGCTTGTGGACAAGATATGTTACATCTGTTTATTGGTCAATTACTACCTTAACAACTGTTGGCTATGGAGATCTGCATCCAGTTAATTCAAGAGAGATGGTCTTTGACATCTTTTACATGCTTTTTAATTTGGGACTTACTGCATATTTGATTGGTAACATGACTAACTTAGTTGTCCATGGAACAAGCCGAACCCGAAAATTT agAGACACCATACAAGCTGCCTCAAGTTTtgctcaaaggaatcaattaccTGTTCGTTTGCAAGACCAGATGCTTGCTCATTTGTGTTTGAAGTTTAGAACAGACTCCGAAGGGTTACAACAACAAGAGACACTTGATTCTCTTCCTAAAGCCATCAGATCAAGCATTTCACATTATCTCTTCTATTCTCTGGTGGATAAAGTCTATTTATTTCGAGGCGTTTCAAATGATTTACTCTTTCAATTG GTTTCAGAGATGAAAGCAGAGTATTTTCCTCCTAAAGAAGATGTAATCTTACAGAATGAAGCTCCAACTGATTTCTACATACTAGTCACTGGTGCTGTG GAATTGGTAGTTCTTAAAAATGGCGTTGAGCAG GTTGTTGGAGAGGCAAATACAGGTGATCTTTGTGGTGAGATTGGTGTGCTTTGCTATAAGCCACAGCTCTTTACGGTTCGAACAAAGCGATTAAGCCAGCTTTTGAGACTAAACCGTACTGCTTTTCTAAATATTGTCAAGGCTAACGTAGGAGATGGAAATATTATTATGAACAATCTTCTTCAG CACTTAAAAGAACTACATGACCCTATCATGGAGGGAGTTTTGGTGGAGACTGAGAATATGTTAGCTCGTGGTAGAATGGACCTACCAGTTGGTCTTTGTTTTGCAGCAGCAAGAGGAGATGACTTGTTGTTACATCATTTGTTAAAACGAGGATTGGATTCAAACGAATCAGATAGAAATGGAAGAACAGCTTTG CATATTGCAGCATCTAAAGGAAGTGAGAATTGTGTCATGCTTTTACTGGATTATGGAGCGGATCCCAATATTAGAG ACTCTGATGGCAGCGTATCACTATGGGAAGCCATATTGGGTGGACATGAATCAGTGAGCCAGCTACTATTGGCAAATGGTGCTAACTTGAAAAGTGGTGATGTTGGTCAATTTGCATGCACCGCTGCTGAACAAAACACCCTCAACTTGCTCAAGGATATAGTGCGCTATGGTGGAGATGTCACGCTCCCTAGCGCCACCTCCGGAACCACAGCTCTACATGTTGCAGTCTCCGAAGACAACGTAGAAGTTGTGAAGTTCTTGTTGGATCGTGGTGCCGACATTGACAAACCAGATAAGAATGGTTGGACGCCAAGAGATCTAGCAGACCAGCAAGGGCATCAAGACATCACAGCCATTTTTGAGTCTATTAAGGAGCCTAAGAATCATCAACCTTTGGACCCTATTCCTAAGAAGGAAGGTAAGATAAAGAAGTACCTTGGAAGATTTACAAGTGAGCCAGCAATTCCTCTACCCCAAGAGAGCACATTTAGGGGTTCAGATGGGTTTAGGAGTTCGGACGGGTCTTGGAGCCAAAGCCGCCCGAGGCGGAGAAGCAGTAATAACTTCCACAACTCTTTGTTTGGGATAATATCAGCAGCAAACAAAGGGGAAAAGGACACTCTCTTTTATGTGAATGAAAATGGTAATGCAAAGAATGGTATGAAGAGTAGAGAATGGCCAACCAGAGTGGTGGTTAGTTTCCCTGAAAAGGGCGAGGCTGGTGGGAAACTTATGTTGCTACCTGGAAGCTTTCAGGAGTTACTTGATATTGGGGCTGAGAAGTTTGGTGTGCGTCCTGCTAAGGTTCTATGCAAAGATGGGTTTGAAATTGAAGATATAGAGGTTATTAGGGATGGGGATCATCTTGTTTTTGAGAGTGCTGCTCAAAATTCTGACTATCCTTCTCCCACAATCGGTGTGCAACCGTAG
- the LOC107622696 gene encoding potassium channel AKT1 isoform X2, with translation MQWKNLDWILLIWQTFLVILVIYTAWVSPFEFGFLKKPEAPLSYTDNVVNALFAMDIILTFFVAYIDKATYLLIDERKQIAWKYTRTWLAFDLISIIPSELVRKLSPAPLQTYGLFNMLRLWRLRRVSALFSRLEKDKSYNYFWVRCAKLICVTVFAVHCAACFYYLIAARYRDPRRTWIGETMENFLQKSLWTRYVTSVYWSITTLTTVGYGDLHPVNSREMVFDIFYMLFNLGLTAYLIGNMTNLVVHGTSRTRKFRDTIQAASSFAQRNQLPVRLQDQMLAHLCLKFRTDSEGLQQQETLDSLPKAIRSSISHYLFYSLVDKVYLFRGVSNDLLFQLVSEMKAEYFPPKEDVILQNEAPTDFYILVTGAVELVVLKNGVEQVVGEANTGDLCGEIGVLCYKPQLFTVRTKRLSQLLRLNRTAFLNIVKANVGDGNIIMNNLLQHLKELHDPIMEGVLVETENMLARGRMDLPVGLCFAAARGDDLLLHHLLKRGLDSNESDRNGRTALHIAASKGSENCVMLLLDYGADPNIRDSDGSVSLWEAILGGHESVSQLLLANGANLKSGDVGQFACTAAEQNTLNLLKDIVRYGGDVTLPSATSGTTALHVAVSEDNVEVVKFLLDRGADIDKPDKNGWTPRDLADQQGHQDITAIFESIKEPKNHQPLDPIPKKEGKIKKYLGRFTSEPAIPLPQESTFRGSDGFRSSDGSWSQSRPRRRSSNNFHNSLFGIISAANKGEKDTLFYVNENGNAKNGMKSREWPTRVVVSFPEKGEAGGKLMLLPGSFQELLDIGAEKFGVRPAKVLCKDGFEIEDIEVIRDGDHLVFESAAQNSDYPSPTIGVQP, from the exons ATGCAATGGAAGAATTTGGATTGGATACTACT GATATGGCAGACTTTCCTGGTCATCCTTGTTATCTACACTGCTTGGGTATCACCATTTGAATTTGGTTTCCTTAAGAAACCAGAAGCACCCCTTTCCTATACAGATAATGTTGTCAATGCACTCTTTGCTATGGATATAATTCTCACCTTCTTTGTAGCTTATATTGACAAAGCTACTTATTTACTAATTGATGAGCGAAAACAAATTGCTTGGAAATACACAAGAACTTGGCTTGCATTTGATTTGATCTCTATCATTCCTTCAGAGCTTGTTAGAAAGTTGTCACCTGCACCTCTGCAGACTTATGGCCTATTCAACATGCTCCGTCTATGGCGTCTTCGAAGAGTTAGTGCATTGTTTTCAAG GTTGGAAAAGGACAAAAGCTATAACTATTTTTGGGTTCGATGTGCCAAACTTATCTGT GTTACCGTATTTGCTGTACATTGTGCTGCATGCTTTTATTATCTTATCGCGGCTCGTTATCGTGATCCCAGAAGGACATGGATTGGAGAAACAATGGAAAATTTTCTTCAGAAGAGCTTGTGGACAAGATATGTTACATCTGTTTATTGGTCAATTACTACCTTAACAACTGTTGGCTATGGAGATCTGCATCCAGTTAATTCAAGAGAGATGGTCTTTGACATCTTTTACATGCTTTTTAATTTGGGACTTACTGCATATTTGATTGGTAACATGACTAACTTAGTTGTCCATGGAACAAGCCGAACCCGAAAATTT agAGACACCATACAAGCTGCCTCAAGTTTtgctcaaaggaatcaattaccTGTTCGTTTGCAAGACCAGATGCTTGCTCATTTGTGTTTGAAGTTTAGAACAGACTCCGAAGGGTTACAACAACAAGAGACACTTGATTCTCTTCCTAAAGCCATCAGATCAAGCATTTCACATTATCTCTTCTATTCTCTGGTGGATAAAGTCTATTTATTTCGAGGCGTTTCAAATGATTTACTCTTTCAATTG GTTTCAGAGATGAAAGCAGAGTATTTTCCTCCTAAAGAAGATGTAATCTTACAGAATGAAGCTCCAACTGATTTCTACATACTAGTCACTGGTGCTGTG GAATTGGTAGTTCTTAAAAATGGCGTTGAGCAG GTTGTTGGAGAGGCAAATACAGGTGATCTTTGTGGTGAGATTGGTGTGCTTTGCTATAAGCCACAGCTCTTTACGGTTCGAACAAAGCGATTAAGCCAGCTTTTGAGACTAAACCGTACTGCTTTTCTAAATATTGTCAAGGCTAACGTAGGAGATGGAAATATTATTATGAACAATCTTCTTCAG CACTTAAAAGAACTACATGACCCTATCATGGAGGGAGTTTTGGTGGAGACTGAGAATATGTTAGCTCGTGGTAGAATGGACCTACCAGTTGGTCTTTGTTTTGCAGCAGCAAGAGGAGATGACTTGTTGTTACATCATTTGTTAAAACGAGGATTGGATTCAAACGAATCAGATAGAAATGGAAGAACAGCTTTG CATATTGCAGCATCTAAAGGAAGTGAGAATTGTGTCATGCTTTTACTGGATTATGGAGCGGATCCCAATATTAGAG ACTCTGATGGCAGCGTATCACTATGGGAAGCCATATTGGGTGGACATGAATCAGTGAGCCAGCTACTATTGGCAAATGGTGCTAACTTGAAAAGTGGTGATGTTGGTCAATTTGCATGCACCGCTGCTGAACAAAACACCCTCAACTTGCTCAAGGATATAGTGCGCTATGGTGGAGATGTCACGCTCCCTAGCGCCACCTCCGGAACCACAGCTCTACATGTTGCAGTCTCCGAAGACAACGTAGAAGTTGTGAAGTTCTTGTTGGATCGTGGTGCCGACATTGACAAACCAGATAAGAATGGTTGGACGCCAAGAGATCTAGCAGACCAGCAAGGGCATCAAGACATCACAGCCATTTTTGAGTCTATTAAGGAGCCTAAGAATCATCAACCTTTGGACCCTATTCCTAAGAAGGAAGGTAAGATAAAGAAGTACCTTGGAAGATTTACAAGTGAGCCAGCAATTCCTCTACCCCAAGAGAGCACATTTAGGGGTTCAGATGGGTTTAGGAGTTCGGACGGGTCTTGGAGCCAAAGCCGCCCGAGGCGGAGAAGCAGTAATAACTTCCACAACTCTTTGTTTGGGATAATATCAGCAGCAAACAAAGGGGAAAAGGACACTCTCTTTTATGTGAATGAAAATGGTAATGCAAAGAATGGTATGAAGAGTAGAGAATGGCCAACCAGAGTGGTGGTTAGTTTCCCTGAAAAGGGCGAGGCTGGTGGGAAACTTATGTTGCTACCTGGAAGCTTTCAGGAGTTACTTGATATTGGGGCTGAGAAGTTTGGTGTGCGTCCTGCTAAGGTTCTATGCAAAGATGGGTTTGAAATTGAAGATATAGAGGTTATTAGGGATGGGGATCATCTTGTTTTTGAGAGTGCTGCTCAAAATTCTGACTATCCTTCTCCCACAATCGGTGTGCAACCGTAG